GTTTTATCACCCCAAATTTCACACACAAATGAATTACTCTCACAAATGGACATTTCCTCTTCCCATGCCTGCTCGGTGTAATTTATTTCCTCTGTTATAACTAAACTATCTACACTCTTTGAAGAAGAGGTAGATAAGTGTATAATTAACTAGATAATTAGCCCAGTAATGAACTAACGGAGCCTGTCGTTACTCCTTGTAGTCcaccttacatgttctgtttaaaggTGATGTGGCTCTGGAAGCCAAAACAGcacagtcaaacagggaaatggttccaatcgtttttccaccattcatttttccccataggagattttagaaacacttaaagggctgtgtttcgtgaaTTTTTTTGTGCATATTTGTGCATTCTCAGCAACCAATGGTGCATCTGTTCATAATGGAAGTCACAGGAGGGAAAAGAGCCTGTCTAAAGTACTGTACACTACATCAAGTACAGTCAAAGTCACTATAACGGAGTGAAAAGTGTGCCTCCGTCACCAGGAAATGTGCTCCTTCAGAAGACCACCATTTGTACAACAGTGCACCCTTTGTAATTGGAAGTACTAAGCAGAAACCCCATTGAGAAGATGCCTTCATCCAATGACTTCTGTGTAATGGAGAGTCATAATCAAGGGCTAGGAAGAGGGAAATCCAAGTCTTCGGTTGGGATTTCACAGGGTTGTAATGGAAACTGAAATGCCCTTGGTAAAAATACCATCCAAAGGACCAAAACGTACCCATTCATGATTTCATCAACTTTAATACATATGTAAAAATGCCATCTTATGTACATTGGTATAAAATGTGTTCTATCTGAAATTGTGAGATACAATAGCATAGCAAAAACATTAGCATTAACACTAGAAATGATTCACAACAAGAAATCAGCCTATTGCACATCGGTCAGATATTTCTGCTTTGTCCAAATGGCTCAGTGCATCTATAACAAGACTGAATTAATGTCCAGAATTAAAAACGAGGCCAGAGTTAGACTGCCTCTATGATAATCACTGTTGTATTATTCTTAACCCACACCATCAGTTAGACCATCAGTCACAGAGAGGAAAGTCAGCTAATAGAAGACAATAACAATCTATCCATCATCATGATTGTGAATACATTTTGAATCAAGGCCTTGCTATATATTCCACTTCAGTTGGCACCTCAGTCGAACCCTATACATTAAAACATGGACAtttccatccatccatatagaaCATGGTTTATTCCATAAGTTACTCATAAAGACTACATTTAAATGATTAAGATAACGAGGAAAATACTCGTTCATGTTAATGTCACTAGGTAAACAAAACATTTGTAGATGAGACAATGTGAGAGAATGAGaatggttgtggagggagggaggaggtgggttgtggagggagggaggaggtgggttgtgcagggagggaggaggtgggttgtgcagggagggaggaggtgggttgtggagggagggaggaggtgggttgtggagggagggaggaggtgggttGGTGGTACATAGGTCATCCATGTAGATACAGTATATGGGTGTATGGAGTTCAGCAGGGATCAATACTAACACCGCTACATTATACTCTTCAGTGTTTTATGCAGTTCATTACATACAGCCTATGTAGGCTGTCAAATAATGCTGTCAATAATAATATCAGCCTTAATTTAAAGTAAAAGTCCATATTTGTGCATTCTCAGCAACCAATGGTGCATCTGTTCATAATGGAAGTCACAGGAGGGAAAAGAGCCTGTCTAAAGTACTGTACACTACATCAAGTACAGTCAAAGTCACTATAACGGAGTGGAAAGTGTGCCTCCGTCACCAGGAAATGTGCTCCGTCAGAAGACCACCATTTGTACAACAGTGCACCCTTTGTAATTGGAAGTACTAAGCGTAAACCACTAGAAGGAAAACCTGAAAATGTCCTCCCTCCAAAACCTAGTCCCTCTACGGCCATTAGACCTTGCATTGTTCCAGAGTTAGGAATGTGAGACAATACCTCATCTTACACCGAGCATGCTCATACTCAATCACGCCCCTCTATCCTCCGGATGGCTCTGATTGGCTAATCTAGTGAGCATGCTACCTGGGGCTTGACCCTGTTCTCGGGGAGCAAACCAACCAAGCCCACACCTGCAGGGTTAAAGTTTCTGCATCCTGAAGAGGGTTCTCCTCTCCCGTCAGTGTATCCCAGATGGTCTGAGTCTGAGGGCTCTCTTCTTCCTCTGGTAGTGCCCCTCTCAGACCACCAGTTGGGATCTCGTCTCCTCCTCTCAGACCACCAGTTGGGATCTCGTCTCCTCCTCTCAGACCACCAGTTGGGATCTCGTCTCCTCCTCTCAGACCACCAGTTGGGATCTCGTCtcctcctctcagaccacctgttgggatctcgtctcctcctctcagaccacctgtTGGGATCTCGTCTCCTCCTCTCAGGCCACCAGTTGGGATCTCGTCTCCTCCTCTCAGGCCACCAGTTGGGATCTCGTCTCCTCCTCTCAGGCCACCTGTTGGGATCTCGTCtcctcctctcagaccacctgttgggatctcgtctcctcctctcagaccacctgtTGGGATCTCGTCTCCTCCTCTCAGGCCACCAGTTGGGATCTCGTCTCCTCCTCTCAGGCCACCAGTTGGGATCTCGTCTCCTCCTCTCAGGCCACCAGTTGGGATCTCGTCTCCTCCTCTCAGGCCACCAGTTGGGATCTCGTCtcctcctctcagaccacctcATCTGACTCCAGGTTGTATTCTTCATACAGGGCATCCAGGATGTCCAGTTGTTTCTCCATGGCAGGCAGGTAGACCCCCAGGTCCCGGTGCATGCCTGTGTTGAATCCTTCTTTCAGTTCATCCCCCTCTCTGGACACCAGAGCCGCCGCAAAGCTGCTGTATGATGGCGCTGCTCGGAGAGCCAGCTGGGAACGGAGAGATAAAGTGTCAATAAGTCTCACACACGAacacaccaaggttattataggtTTGTacttacactactgttcaaaagtttggggtcacttagaaatgtccttgatttgaaagaaaagcactttgttgtccattaaaataacgttgttaatgttgtaaatgactattgtagctggaaaccgcAGATTTCTTTAGGgattatctacataggtgtacagaggcccattataagcaaccatcactcctgtgttccaatggcacgttgtgttagctaatccaagtttagcattttaaaaggctaattgattattagaaaacccttttgcaattatgttagcacagctgaaaactgttgttctgattaaagaagcaataaaactggccttctttagactagttgagtatctggagcatcagcatttgtgggttcgattacaggctcaaaatggttaGAAACAAAactttctgaaactcgtcagtctattcttgttctgagattatcttggcaagggagaaatgctcactatcagggatgtaaacaaatttgtgcacaaaatttcaaagaaataagcttttgtgcctATTAAATTTCTGGaatcttatttcagctcatgaaacatgggaccaacactttacatgttgcatttatatttttgttcagtaaattaTTATTACTTCAGTTTGTGTGATATAGGGGTTAGATACATTATAAAGAAGGCACGAACAGACACGCCCGCCAAAGTGGGCATGATCTTATGTTGGGATACTTTTTCCAACTATAAACTGCTTCCCTAAAAAGAGCTTGAAGACTGATTATCAAGTATTACTCACAGCAAATACACCTCGCACAACCCATCCATGATACTGCCGCAGACTCCGTCCATAAGCATTACCTGAATGGATGAAGGAGGGGAGTGTGTTAGGAATACAGAGGACATTATGTAATACACTATATGAGATCAAACCAAAAGAGGACTATCACCTAACcattaaccgtgtgtgtgtgtgtgtgtgtgtgtgtgtaccacagtGTTGCGATGCTAACTCACCCAGCGCTCCGGGGATATCCCTTTCCCCAGAGTTGACCAGGGACAGGAACTCCTTGAGGAACTTGAGTCCTCGTTTGAGCCACAGCAGGGCCTCGGTGGCTGAGTTGCGGACGCGGGCCACGTCGGTCTGCACCTCGTGGAGCACTATGGTCTGCAGTGTGGGGAAGCTGCCCGGGTCTGACGACAGCTTCTGGTGGATCTTCTACAGacagccacacagagagacagaaggacttGTCGTCATAAAGACAATGTCTGccgaccaaatggcaccctattccctttatagtgcactatgtgcgccctggtcaaaagtagtgcactacatagggaatagggggccgttTGGTACGTAGCCCCAGCAGTTCTTCTAGGTTTCTAAATCTGGTTGGTCGTGTCGTGTTGCCACTTAACAGGTTTACTTGTTCCATGACAACACTGGAAACCATAGCTTGTTATTTCTTGGTGGCGGTAGAGTAAAATACTTCTGTTAAAGCTCTGCTAGTGAAATGTTCCAGTGGTTTATACACACAGCACTGCCTAATGACAATATATCACTTTCACTGTTAGAACAGTCTGTGTTTAGAGTGTATTCTGCTCAACTGAAGAGCTCACAGGGCAGGTTAAGGaccctattccctctgtagtgcactacttctgtacTGCGCTAccgtatatagggaatagggtgccatttgggacagaaccgGTGGGTGTAAAAGTCCATTTGGTCCCATTGTAACTGCATGGAGGGAGGAGTCCCTCTTGTGGTCATTTAGAGAACTGTTGATACCAGACAGAGGCTTATACAACATCCACACCCAGAATGTTATGCTGATTTGAGCAGCTTTTAAAAAAAGTAGGCTTTAGTAAACTTAATCTAACTTTAATTTCCTGTAATGTAAAAATCTAACATTGAAGACAAGACAGCCTTTCCTCTTACCTTGATGTTGCCTGTAAAATCCATTTTTACTGGACCAAATACTGTGGATCCTAgtttgtctgaggagagagagtccaATGTCACTTCAATGCTGGATATTTTTGTTACACTATTGTTTGTCCTTGTGGGGCGGTTTCACGGACACATTAAggctagtcctggactaaaaaaacAGTTTGACAGAGAACATGCATTAAATGCTTTTGCGTCAAGAATGTGtgttaatctgtgtccaggaaccCGGACGGTGTTTTATTCCCCAGGAACCATTCCAAATTAATGTAGACTTCAATAGAAGAGTAAATTGACAAAACTACTAAGTATAACATGGAAGAGATCGTAAGCCTGGAAGATCCAGAGCAATGTGTGTAACATACAATACATACCAGTAGCTGTCTATAGTTTATCACAGTGACATGCATTACGGTGGGTCGGATCACACGAACAGTGGACAGAGGGGTGTTGTATGACTTCAAGATGGATTACActccagactcacacacacacacactcccaggaaACACATCCACTTGATTAGTAAGTAAGAGAAAGAAATGTCTCCAGTCAACCAGAGGACACATCCAATAGGATGATCAATTAGATGCAGACGAGGAGAGAACAGTATGAAcgtgtgagaggagaggagactgaagGAAGGAAACATGATGAATAGAGCATGCACCACCACCAGGTGGAAAAGATTATTTACATGTTTCAGAAAAGATGGTATGATtgaaaaaaaaaagggaaaaaaaagatggaggaagagacagacagatgagtgAAGTGACCGTCCTACCTAATACAGGCACTATTGCATAGCATGAGTCCAAAAAGGCTTGTGTAGGGATACCACTGTCACCGTCCAGTCTTATATCACTAAATCTAAAGAGAAGTCAGAGAGATTCAAACAAGGGGAGATATTAGTGAGGTCCAGCATCGACAACCTTTATTTCATTCAATCAAACCAAAACAGAAAAGAAACAGATACAACCAAAGCCAAAGACAGCCTCCACACAAGACCATGCTGTCAGGCTATTGGGTGATTTAATACTTGTTTTGAGTTCTTGTCTCTAACTTAGATACACCTGTATAATAAATAGTTCTAATGTACCAAAAGCATATCTTCTATGTTCCCCAACCTCTATGGCGTTGTTCTAAGGTTTTCATTTTCACTAGTTCTGTGTTCCATGTTCACTGCACTTAAACATGTTAACACTGCTTACATTGTCTCTCCCCGTCATTGGAATACTGTAATATCAGAAGTGAACATCACGGTTATGATCATTCATATCACATTTATGATCATTCAATTCACGGTTATGATCATTCAAATCATATCTTAATGCTGAATAACACTGTTAAAAAGGGGCTTTCAAATGTCATCAAAATGAAAAGAGTGAAATGAttaccaaaaaaacaacaaccccaaaATCAGATGAGAGCATCTCTGTAATAGTCATGTGATCAACAGAGAACACACCAGTGGAAAACTTGTTATATGTTCAAATGGGTTTAAAAGTCATAAAACTTGCTCTGTTTTAACCTAGTCAGTCATTAACAGCAAcagagttggcaagagcacaaagatctgggaccaggctagttctcCCTTTTTGTTTTCGCAGGCATGGAAAAATGACCTTCGCCCTTTCATACCCAAAGCATTAGCATTGGACCTAAACAGTATATATCAGAGTAGCACAATTCGCAGCATAATCTGAACACACTAAATGCATTAATCTCAATAATAAATACCTCCTTGTGTAATCAACATCATTACAGTACCTAGAAAAATTATAGGAATTATGGGGATTAATTGATTAGTGTATGTGTTGGTCCTTGTTCTGTCTAGTTACTGCTTGTGAAATATTAGCATTGACCGCAGTAGTAAAACACCTACACTCTGGGGTGAAGTTTTCCGAGTtacaggtctaggatcagcttctcCAATGCAACAAGTGAAATCtaggcaagcctaaatatctTATGTTGACTTGTCCTTCTTTTTTCCCCCGTACCAGGCTAATTGTGCATATTTTAACCAAAAACATGCTTAATACAAGTAATTTCTCTTATTTCAAGATATTTAGCAAAATATTTTACCTTAATACAATGATGTCTATGTGTTCAATATGAAGGAAGTTGGAGGGAGtttcgtgagccaatgctaactagcttagCGCAAAGAAAATGTCTTCTGCAtcagctagcatgctagcagatacctaAGACTTCCAGTCTTTGAGCTAACGCtacattgccaaaatcccgaactatccctttaaccattagtgggggaaatgcaaaaGTGACCACAGATCAGCATTCTAGGGTCCACTTCACCCTACACCGTAAGGTCTACAGTATGTGTCCCTCCTGCAGTGTGTCCCCATACCTGTGACTCATCGTACTGAAGAATGTGTCCACctgctctgtctcctcctcctcttctctctcttcttcctgtggCTGGGCAGGCTGCTCCTCCTCCAGCTTGGCTTCCTCTTGGTCAGTGACAGCTTCCTGTTGGTTCTGGGTCACTTCTTGTTTCTCTTCTTCTTGGGCGTTGTTCATTCCCTGCTCCACCTCTTtgaattcctcctcctcctcctgctgtgctGGTTGGTCGGTGTGTTCTGGGTCAGGGTTTGTGTGGGTGGTTTGGGTAGtggcctcctcctcttccactgcAGACTCCTCTGGGCCCTGGTGGTCCCTGCCGGCTGGGCTATTTTCTGTatggcacagagacacacacacaacatgtttACAAATGTTCTGTTCCAGTTGGCATGTATGAGCCATAGCAATTGGCATGTGAAACCCATTCAAGCAGAAATTGTCAATGCCATTTCAAGGAAAACTCTAAACCACTACCTTAAAAGTATCTAGTTGTGCCATATTGTGAAAGAAGCACTTTCTGAGTTCCACATTTATCATGTGCCAGTGATACATCTAGCTTCGTACATTGGGGTCCGTTATTTTAATCAACGTCAAGATAAATATAATAAAGCTGCTGGGCATCCATCATCGTCTCCCATCTAGAAGACATTACCAACTTCAGCTGTTCCTCTTTCTACAGAACTCTAGAAGACATTACATTACCAACTTCAGCTGGTCCTCTTTCTACAGAACTCTAGAAGACATTACCAACTTCAGCTGTTCCTCTTTCTACAGAACTCTAGAAGACATTACATTACCAACTTCAGCTGGTCCTCTTTCTACAGAACTCTAGAAGACATTACATTACCAACTTCAGCTGGTCCTCTTTCTACAGAACTCTAGAAGACATTACATTACCAACTTCAGCTGGTCCTCTTTCTACAGAACTCTAGAAGACATTACATTACCAACTTCAGCTGGTCCTCTTTCTACAGAACTCTAGAAGACATTACATTACCAACTTCAGCTGGTCCTCTTTCTACAGAACTCTAGAAGACATTACATTACCAACTTCAGCTGGTCCTCTTTCTACAGAACTCCTGTATGGTGAGCAGTAAAAGGTCTCATGCTTTGGAGGTGATTCTGGTTTAcatacagggtgtgtgtgtgtgtgtgtgtgtgtgtgtgtgtgtgtgtgtgttgtgtgtgtgtacgtacattTGAAAGGGCAAGTGTATTTAAATGAGAGACCTGTTGGGGGTGTTTGGGTGGTTCTCTCAGGGAGAGTGTCTGGTCCGTCTAGTTGGTCTGGTCCCTCTGCTCCAGAGTCAAGGCTCTGGTTGTCATGTGTTACAGATCCTCCTGAGATTTCTTTTAACTCCCTGTGTCTGGAGAACAAGACAATAAACCCCACATCCCAGAGAACAAGACAATAACCCCCCTCATCCCAGAGAACAAGACAAtaaccccccacatcccagagaaCAAGACAATAACCCCCCACATCCCGGAGAACAAGACAAtaaccccccacatcccagagaaCAAGACAATAACCCCCCACATCCCGGAGAACAAGACAAtaaccccccacatcccagagaacaagacaataaccccccacatcccagagaaCAAG
The sequence above is drawn from the Salmo salar chromosome ssa05, Ssal_v3.1, whole genome shotgun sequence genome and encodes:
- the LOC106595847 gene encoding pleckstrin homology domain-containing family A member 8 is translated as MEGILFKWTNYISGWQPRWFVLEGGTLSYYDSQEDSWKGCKGSIKISVCEIQVHSSDFTRVDLTIPGEQYFYLRAINAAERQKWLVALGSAKACLTDNRTKREKEHQENTDALKTKMSELRLYCDLLLQQVNQIKDSEETEEAGENPGTMVKSTCTTFIKTLEECMLIANHTFSSDQATKTPPGSPPVATIKPQKVKPVNQSNQEKHRELKEISGGSVTHDNQSLDSGAEGPDQLDGPDTLPERTTQTPPTENSPAGRDHQGPEESAVEEEEATTQTTHTNPDPEHTDQPAQQEEEEEFKEVEQGMNNAQEEEKQEVTQNQQEAVTDQEEAKLEEEQPAQPQEEEREEEEETEQVDTFFSTMSHRFSDIRLDGDSGIPTQAFLDSCYAIVPVLDKLGSTVFGPVKMDFTGNIKKIHQKLSSDPGSFPTLQTIVLHEVQTDVARVRNSATEALLWLKRGLKFLKEFLSLVNSGERDIPGALGNAYGRSLRQYHGWVVRGVFALALRAAPSYSSFAAALVSREGDELKEGFNTGMHRDLGVYLPAMEKQLDILDALYEEYNLESDEVV